The stretch of DNA tggcggtcatgtttaggacatttatttggcccttgtggcatgtatatgatccttgtgtggtcatgaggtattccagtgaggggatatgtggttggtaggacattgagatgttttatgcgagccacgggaaggaaacctggatagggataggactcagacgtgtttagaattgtttgctcgcgactcttggaggacttaggttctcctagtactgccatattctgagactttgtggcttgggaatatggtggGTATAccgactttggatgacgatccaggggcgcgctgtagggtggcaacccgagagacgagttggatttttccttatatattatggcatgcggatttaggcccgatgaggagccaatattatggcatgcagacttaggtctgatgaggagccaaccaaaactcaaggtttaggcctatgggtaaaggaaagtccaaaagtcgagagcaaatgacgcctgtagcgtgagtctatcgcctagaggtgaccttctgtagattagtcggaggagtgcaggccgtggagacggttgcatggtagtccttggctgatggttgttcgagattcgaggacaaatctagattggtggaggagaattgtaacatccgcgaaccaaaaattgatttttggggatgggtgtcaNgaaggacgaggtatgggtttatgagtttgtggcgatatcgttcgggttgactaacgcgccagcagcgtttttgaggttgatgaacagcgtatttcaggagtttctggacgtgtctgtcatcattttcatcgacgctatcctggtattttctaagagtcctgaagagcatgcagtgcatttgatagcagttttggagaagctgcgggagcagaagttgtttgctaagttgagcaagtgcagtttttggcagcatgagatgggtttctgggtcacattgtttctgcagagggaatttctgtagatccggagaagattcaggctatcagagattggcctagaccgcagaatgccacaaagatcaggagtttccttgggttggctGGTTACTACAGGAGAGTTGTGCAGGGTTTTGTAAGCAAGGCACGTCCAATGACTAAGTTgatagggaaggatgttccttttatttggtcacaggagtgagtggagggttttgcaagcctgaaagagatgttgactactacgccagtgttggctttgcctgagcaggagatggagtctctggtaggagagatcagtgcgttgaggttgtgtgctatttcacaggaaccgttgggtttagaagcagttgatagagcagatcttctgagtagggtgcggttggctcaggagtaggatttggggctggtgaatgcctcaaaggatgttgattcagagtatcaggtcttagataatggtactatcttggtgcatggtCAGATTTGTGTGcgcaaggatgaggagttgagaaaggagatcctgagagaggctcatgcgagcaggttttctattcatccatgaGCGACTAAGAtataccgtgatctcaagaggtactatcactgggtcgggatgaagaaggatgtagctagctGGGTCATGAGGTGcaatgtgtgtcagctagtgaaggctgagcatcaagtTCCTGGCGGGttgctgaagagtctacccattcctaagtggaagtgggatatgattactatggattttgtggtaggattgccattGTCCAGGAcatttgatgctatttgggtcattgtggaccggttgactaagtcagcacattttctggccatttagaagactgatggagcagcggtcctggctaagaagtatgtgagggagatagtcaggttgcatggggtgccagcgagtattgtatctgatagggattctaagttcacttcggtgttctggaaggcatttcaggcagatatgggcactaaggtgcatatgagtacaacttatcatccccagccgtgtgtggcctttgtggcgggctgtttagccattgtgtggcctttgtggtgggctttttagccaattgtgtggcctttgtggcaggctgtttagccagagtgcctgtttaagcggtccttcgggacagatggtctttgtgacggtcctttgggacgagtggccttggtggctgtcctgtttaggacatttgtttggccttggtggcggtcctgtttaggacatttgtttggccttggtgacggtcctgtttaggacatttgtttggccttggtggcggtcatgtttaggacatttatttggcccttgtggcatgtatatgatccttgtgtggtcatgaggtattccagtgaggggatatgtggttggtaggacattgagatgttttatgcgagccacgggaaggaaacctggatagggataggacttagacgtgttcagaattgtttgctcgcgactcttggaggacttaggttctcctagtactgccatattctgagactttgtggcttgggaatatggtagGTATACNaaatttattaaattagtcaTTTTTAAACCTAAAACTAATCATTTGGGCCTTAAAAAGCTTTGTATCACTTGGGGCTTTGATATAATCGAAATTGAGCCACAAAaggaaaacagaacacaaaaacaaagaaatgctAACCCTAGATTTTGTGCCTCCGTTCCTTGACAAAACAACATCACTCTCATTNAGGCCTAtgggtaaaggaaagtccaaaagtcgagagcaaatgacgcctgtagcgtgagtctatcgcctagaggtgaccttctgtagattagtcggaggagtgcaggccgtggagacggttgcatgGTNTTTCTCTAGGACTTCTCGAAAAAACTATTAGATCTAAACCTTTCAGATCTGTTTTAGTCTGAACCCACAAAATGAATCTTCGTCGAAGATTTTTATTAACTCTTCCTCATTTCATTTCTCGTCTCTGCTCTCAAATCTCAAGCTTTCCCTGTAATTTGAAACCCTGATTTTACGTTTTAATCTCGAAAAGTCCAAGCTTGTTCTGTAATTTTTGTATTTCATCTTTGTATAATGGacacaattagggttttcacgGAGGTTCCCGGATCTTTAAAATCGACTTCGTTCACAGTCAGCTCAGTTTTGGTGTGTTTATTTGATAAAACTCGATATGTGTTAACTGGATTTGTTGAAGTTGAAGAAcatgtcaagaagcttgaagaagcaGTTGGCTGGAAGAAGATAGGTAAAAGCCTTATGTTTATTTTCGATTATTACTCTTGTATATCAGATTATTTCAGATTGAGCATAAATTTTAGTTGCTTAACATTTTTTCTGCGAGTCCATGTTAGTCAAAGTTTCTAGGTTTGGTTTTTGAATATGagagtttcttctctttccaaCCCAATTTCAAAGGAATAAATTAAACTTTGCCTTAAAAGTTCTGTGTctttagtttgtgttttattttgattttgaatatattatatttcaatTCGAGAAGCAAGCCACCGGATAAATAATTAGGTTTATAGCTCTGttgattgatttgtgttctGTGATGATTATATTAAGGTGAGTAGAATCATATATTTGAGCTATATTAATTTGGGTCCTACGAAAATCTGAATCTTGTTTTAGGACCTGCGAGGTCATGTTCTTTTGTCTGTTCGTTGCAAGGAGGCTCATGGTCACCATGCTCAAGGGCTCTCATGTTTAAACCAATGCAGCACCCTTCGTTGTATTCAACCTGTCAAGAAGCTGTATAGATCAGTTTTCGCATCTAACAGTTAGGATTCTTTTGTGTTATAGATTGACATGGACACTATTGAAGTCAATAACCTGAATAGGCAATTCATATTCCGTCCTTCTCATGTTGGGCACTCCAAGGCTATANCACCACTAaattctggttcgaccagattgagtttttaatccactacaagaaaacatggtttTTACGACTACAGTTGGTGACTACAAATGTAGTCGCCAAAAATGGTGACTACGTAACGACTAATATACGACgattttacgactacaaatATTTGGTTGTATATCAGTCGCTTTTTGGCGACTACGTATGGTAGTCGGTAGTTTAGtcgtaatttagcgactattttatgactatattgcATACCAAAACAtgtagtcgctaaatagtcgcCAATTTAGTGACTAATATGCGACTCATAGTAAAGATTGCTAAGAAGTCGCATATCAGTcgctattttaaaaaaaaattataaaaaaaaattaatcttgaACACTTAACCAAACTCCAAAAGCTAAATTATAAACTGtaaatcttagaaattaattattcaaccataaattcatatatacaaatatatatatatgtatgtatacataaaaccaagattcgaaaatttataagaatatctaattattatagTATATCCAAAAACTGAGACCTAACacttataaaaattacagttttccaaatcttatatttttatcaaaacttaaCCTCAAATCTTAAAAGTTAAATCTATACCCCAAACCCTATACCTTAAATTTTAAACCTTTATATTGCATATACAGAAACTAAATTATACACgatttaaccaaaatataaccattatatatatatatatatatgtataaaatcaatttgtaaaactatttagtatttacatatactttaacctttctaaaatttattaaattagtcaTTTTTAAACCTAAAACTAATCATTTGGGCCTTAAAAAGCTTTGTATCACTTGGGGCTTTGATATAATCGAAATTGAGCCACAAAaggaaaacagaacacaaaaacaaagaaatgctAACCCTAGATTTTGTGCCTCCGTTCCTTGACAAAACAACATCACTCTCATTTCTCATTTCTCATTTCTCTATTTCGAATCGCGATGACTTGTCCGGCCAAGCCTCCGATCGTCGTCTTCCACGTCCCGTCGATTTGAGTCTGTCGGGTAAGTCTTCTTTCTCTAATCATCTCCCCCTTTTCTCTAGGACTTCTCGAAAAAACTATTAGATCTAAACCTTTCAGATCTGTTTTAGTCTGAACCCACAAAATGAATCTTCGTCGAAGATTTTTATTAACTCTTCCTCATTTCATTTCTCGTCTCTGCTCTCAAATCTCAAGCTTTCCCTGTAATTTGAAACCCTGATTTTACGTTTTAATCTCGAAAAGTCCAAGCTTGTTCTGTAATTTTTGTATTTCATCTTTGTATAATGGacacaattagggttttcacgGAGGTTCCCGGATCTTTAAAATCGACTTCGTTCACAGTCAGCTCAGTTTTGGTGTGTTTATTTGATAAAACTCGATATGTGTTAACTGGATTTGGAGAAGTTGAAGAAcatgtcaagaagcttgaagaagcaGTTGGCTGGAAGAAGATAGGTAAAAGCCTTATGTTTATTTTCGATTATTACTCTTGTATATCAGATTATTTCAGATCGAGCATAAATTTTAGTTGCTTAACATTTTTTCTGCGAGTCCATGTTAGTCAAAGTTTCTAGGTTTGGTTTTTGAATATGagagtttcttctctttccaaCCCAATTTCAAAGGAATAAATTAAACTTTGCCTTAAAAGTTCTGTGTctttagtttgtgttttattttgattttgaatatattatatttcaatTCGAGAAGCAAGCCACCGGATAAATAATTAGGTTTATAGCTCTGttgattgatttgtgttctGTGATGATTATATTAAGGTGAGTAGAATCATATATTTGAGCTATATTAATTTGGGTCCTACGAAAATCTGAATCTTGTTTTAGGACCTGCGAGGTCATGTTCTTTTGTCTGTTCGTTGCAAGGAGGCTCATGGTCACCATGCTCAAGGGCTCTCATGTTTAAACCAATGCAGCACCCTTCGTTGTATTCAACCTGTCAAGAAGCTGTATAGATCAGTTTTCGCATCTAACAGTTAGGATTCTTTTGTGTTATAGATTGACATGGACACTATTGAAGTCAATAACCTGAATAGGCAATTCATATTCCGTCCTTCTCATGTTGGGCACTCCAAGGCTAAGGTATATTTGCTTGAGCTAAGTCCAAGGGAATCCAGTTCATAAGAGAATTCATGTGACCATATATAATCAAAGTTGTTAACCAAAGTTGTTGGGTTTGTTGAATCCAGTTTAGGAGGTATATGTGAGCAACCTGGGCTCATTCTCCATCGCTTCAAGGTATGTAAGCAGCctgagctcattctccctcgTTTGTGTTTGTTAAATCCAGTTTAGGTATATGTAAGcaaacttctttcttctccatttcagCTGATTTCTCTCTGATGGTGTCATTAAGCAACctgagctcattctccctcACATTAAGTTCCTTAAGAGATGCTTCCATCTGCTCAGCTTCCTTTCTCCTTGTCTTGGGTCTCTACAGTTTGCTTCAAGTCAAAATCTTTAACATTCATCTCAAAAGCAAAAGACTTCTCATATGGGAAAGCAAAGCAACCTCGCTTCAAACATTAAACCCTTGATGTTTCTGCATTTCCCCCGAGATACCTCCAATatttactttctctttttacTAGTATgatgtattcttatttttaattatgtttttagttttattttgtaatacatttttaatatcatGGTTTCATAAcaataaatatagtatttttttatttttaatatcaattcattccaaaaacaaaccgttattcaataaattatatatctatttaaaaataattaataaatatatattattattattattattaaaa from Camelina sativa cultivar DH55 chromosome 9, Cs, whole genome shotgun sequence encodes:
- the LOC104710842 gene encoding uncharacterized protein LOC104710842 isoform X1, coding for MLTLDFVPPFLDKTTSLSFLISHFSISNRDDLSGQASDRRLPRPVDLSLSEVPGSLKSTSFTVSSVLVCLFDKTRYVLTGFGEVEEHVKKLEEAVGWKKIGPARSCSFVCSLQGGSWSPCSRALMFKPMQHPSLYSTCQEAV
- the LOC104710842 gene encoding uncharacterized protein LOC104710842 isoform X2 encodes the protein MLTLDFVPPFLDKTTSLSFLISHFSISNRDDLSGQASDRRLPRPVDLSLSEVPGSLKSTSFTVSSVLVCLFDKTRYVLTGFGEVEEHVKKLEEAVGWKKIGPARSCSFVCSLQGGSWSPCSRALMFKPMQHPSLYSTCQEAV